A single window of Acidimicrobiales bacterium DNA harbors:
- a CDS encoding drug:proton antiporter, producing the protein MRFGSATRSDAEVVVVGAGPAGASCAFWLALCGHEVIVLEKKRLPREKTCGDGLTPRAVHELATIGIDPASRGWHRVDGLRATAGELTVELPWPSHPVYPPYGYVVRRKDLDLAVAEAAGKAGALILEGVEALAPMVERGAVRGVVAKEAAGGERVFRSQVLVVADGANSRIGRALGAARRRSLPFGMAIRGYVTSPLHDDRWLESCLDIRDRHGRSLPGYGWVFPLGDGWLNVGVGLLSTYRYWRSVNTTRLYESYVESLPTRWRVGPHSDRTAPVGGKLPMGGSVSPTSGDGWLAIGDAAASINPFNGEGIDYAYETGRLAAQVLDRALRRGRPDDLHLYPNLVVDRYGDYWRTGRQFARLIGDPRVMRVLTRVGLRSPRLMSWVLRIMANLLRPGVRSPAEVTYELIERIAVVIPE; encoded by the coding sequence GTGCGGTTCGGCTCGGCAACCCGATCCGACGCGGAGGTTGTCGTCGTCGGAGCAGGCCCTGCCGGTGCGTCCTGCGCCTTCTGGCTCGCACTGTGCGGCCATGAGGTGATCGTTCTGGAGAAGAAGCGGCTCCCCCGCGAGAAGACGTGTGGGGACGGACTGACACCCCGCGCAGTCCACGAGCTCGCGACCATCGGTATCGATCCCGCCTCCCGTGGATGGCATCGCGTCGACGGACTGCGCGCCACCGCCGGCGAGTTGACCGTCGAACTCCCCTGGCCGAGCCACCCTGTATACCCACCGTACGGCTATGTCGTGAGAAGGAAGGATCTCGATCTCGCGGTCGCAGAAGCCGCCGGCAAAGCCGGTGCACTGATATTGGAAGGGGTCGAAGCACTAGCTCCGATGGTCGAGAGAGGAGCAGTCAGAGGAGTAGTGGCCAAGGAGGCGGCGGGAGGCGAACGCGTGTTCCGATCGCAGGTCCTCGTCGTGGCGGACGGCGCGAATTCGAGGATCGGCAGAGCACTAGGAGCTGCTCGCCGGCGTTCGCTTCCGTTCGGCATGGCGATCCGCGGATACGTGACCAGTCCGCTGCACGACGATCGCTGGCTCGAGAGTTGTCTCGACATTCGAGATCGGCACGGTCGCAGCCTCCCGGGATACGGATGGGTCTTTCCGTTGGGTGATGGTTGGCTTAACGTCGGCGTGGGCCTGCTCTCCACCTACAGGTACTGGCGCTCGGTGAACACGACACGGCTGTACGAGTCCTATGTCGAATCGCTTCCCACGCGATGGAGAGTAGGGCCGCACAGCGACAGAACTGCACCGGTGGGAGGAAAGCTCCCCATGGGCGGGTCGGTGAGCCCTACGAGCGGTGACGGATGGCTGGCCATCGGAGACGCCGCTGCATCGATCAACCCGTTCAACGGGGAAGGCATCGACTACGCCTACGAGACCGGGCGACTAGCCGCTCAGGTACTCGACCGAGCGCTGAGACGTGGCAGACCCGACGATCTTCACCTCTATCCGAATCTGGTCGTCGACCGGTACGGCGACTACTGGCGCACCGGCCGGCAGTTCGCCCGCCTGATCGGGGATCCACGCGTCATGCGCGTCCTCACACGAGTGGGATTGCGATCACCTCGGCTGATGTCATGGGTGTTGCGGATCATGGCCAACCTGTTGCGCCCAGGCGTTCGTTCCCCCGCAGAGGTGACCTACGAGCTGATCGAACGAATCGCCGTGGTGATCCCAGAGTGA